The Microbacterium sp. LWO12-1.2 genome includes a window with the following:
- a CDS encoding ABC transporter permease — MTVPVLTPRPTTDADTPVPVDAAADAPRRVRRLRGRSWGLYLAVAVVSLAVLWALIPGVFAPGDPLTGTPADKLLPPSAAHWFGTDTLGRDLFGRVVHGAVHSLSGALIAVTVGLALGTLLGAIAGALGGVVDDVLMRIVDVLLAIPGLLLSLSVIILLGFGTVNAAIAVGLGSIAAFARLMRAEVARVRRTEYVEAAYGSGATFFTVLRRHVLPNSLTPIVALAALQFGTAILAISTLGFLGYGAPPPTPEWGLLIADGRNYIGTAWWLTALPGLVVVAVVLSANRISHRIGRAAR, encoded by the coding sequence ATGACCGTCCCCGTTCTCACTCCCCGTCCGACCACGGACGCGGATACGCCCGTGCCCGTCGACGCGGCGGCAGATGCCCCACGGAGGGTCCGCCGGCTGCGTGGGCGCTCCTGGGGCCTGTATCTCGCGGTCGCTGTGGTCTCGCTCGCCGTGCTCTGGGCGCTCATCCCCGGGGTGTTCGCCCCGGGCGACCCGCTGACCGGAACGCCCGCAGACAAGCTCCTCCCGCCCAGCGCAGCGCACTGGTTCGGCACCGATACGTTGGGCCGCGACCTGTTCGGCCGGGTCGTGCACGGCGCGGTGCACTCGCTCTCGGGAGCGCTCATCGCCGTCACCGTCGGGCTCGCGCTCGGCACGTTGCTCGGGGCGATCGCGGGGGCGCTGGGCGGCGTCGTCGACGACGTGCTGATGCGGATCGTCGATGTGCTGTTGGCCATCCCCGGCCTGCTGCTCTCGCTGTCGGTGATCATCCTGCTCGGCTTCGGCACCGTGAACGCGGCGATCGCGGTCGGCCTGGGCAGCATCGCGGCCTTCGCCCGGCTCATGCGCGCCGAGGTCGCGCGCGTGCGCCGCACCGAGTACGTCGAGGCCGCCTACGGCAGTGGTGCCACCTTCTTCACGGTGCTGCGCCGCCACGTGCTCCCGAATTCGCTCACCCCGATCGTCGCGCTCGCCGCCCTGCAGTTCGGCACCGCGATCCTGGCGATCTCGACGCTCGGCTTCCTCGGCTACGGCGCACCGCCCCCCACCCCGGAATGGGGCCTCCTGATCGCCGACGGCCGCAACTACATCGGGACGGCGTGGTGGCTGACCGCACTGCCCGGTCTCGTCGTCGTGGCGGTCGTGCTGAGCGCGAACCGCATCAGCCACCGGATCGGAAGGGCCGCACGATGA
- a CDS encoding ABC transporter permease: MSFVLRRAGQAAIVLIAAFTATFFLLQLLPGDAILIKFADPSLGLSPEQLDSIRATYGADLPWWEQYVHAGLGFLAGDFGYSTQFGTPVLTMLSEALPATLLLASLGLVVALLIAILIAGLSSLAPFAWLRDGLRQVPGLFVAVPVFWLGILLIQVFSFGLGWVPIVGADPVSGLILPVLTLAVPISAPLAQVLVRAVDQVQAQPFITVVRAKGAPPLWVLTRSVARNATLPTLTIAGVLFGELVGGAVVTETVFGRTGIGRLTEQAVSNQDIPVLQGVVLLSALGFVLISFAVDLVTPLIDPRQRRVARASTPATTPKTTTLQEVSA; the protein is encoded by the coding sequence ATGAGTTTCGTCCTCCGACGAGCCGGGCAGGCTGCGATCGTTCTGATCGCGGCCTTCACGGCCACCTTCTTCCTGCTCCAGTTGCTGCCGGGCGACGCGATACTGATCAAGTTCGCGGATCCGAGCCTCGGGCTGTCGCCGGAGCAGCTCGACAGCATCCGCGCCACCTATGGCGCCGATCTGCCCTGGTGGGAGCAGTACGTGCACGCCGGACTCGGCTTCCTGGCCGGCGACTTCGGGTACTCGACGCAGTTCGGCACACCGGTGCTGACGATGCTGTCCGAGGCGCTGCCCGCCACACTCCTGCTCGCCTCACTCGGACTGGTCGTCGCGCTCCTGATCGCGATCCTCATCGCCGGGCTCTCCTCTCTCGCCCCCTTCGCCTGGCTGCGCGACGGACTGCGGCAGGTGCCGGGCCTCTTCGTGGCCGTGCCGGTGTTCTGGCTCGGCATTCTGCTGATCCAGGTGTTCTCGTTCGGGCTCGGCTGGGTGCCGATCGTCGGTGCCGACCCGGTGAGCGGGCTGATCCTGCCGGTGCTGACACTCGCAGTGCCGATCTCGGCGCCACTCGCCCAGGTACTGGTCCGCGCCGTCGACCAGGTGCAGGCGCAACCGTTCATCACGGTCGTCCGCGCGAAGGGAGCGCCGCCGCTCTGGGTGCTCACCAGGTCGGTCGCCCGCAACGCGACACTGCCCACGCTGACGATCGCCGGTGTGCTGTTCGGTGAGCTCGTGGGCGGCGCGGTCGTCACCGAGACGGTGTTCGGGCGCACCGGCATCGGACGCCTCACCGAGCAGGCCGTGTCGAATCAGGACATCCCTGTGCTTCAGGGCGTCGTCCTGCTCTCGGCGCTCGGGTTCGTGCTGATCAGCTTCGCGGTCGACCTCGTGACACCGCTCATCGATCCGCGGCAGCGCCGTGTCGCCCGCGCATCGACCCCGGCCACCACTCCGAAGACGACGACCCTCCAGGAGGTGTCGGCATGA
- a CDS encoding TIGR04028 family ABC transporter substrate-binding protein, translating into MNRRTVRAAAVALPLVMAASLAACATSPAPANAPAEAGDPITGGTLTYLEHQAYTNLYPPQAGFYPNGGVVNNIAARLTWQNPESLEIEPWIATDWTVNDDATEYTFNLKSDVTFSDGTPLDAEAVKKNFDTYGLGDADRGLTVSEAINNYASSEVVDDDTVTFHFTAPSPGFLQATSTINSGLLSPETLDGTIEDFGAGNAEEIIGSGPFTVTDEKLGTEYTLTAREDYDWAPESATNQGRAYLDAVHVLITPEDSVRIGSLLAGQADYVRYVQAFDEDRVESAGFTLYAPQTRGVNNSIALRPENPLLGDIRVRQAIIAAVNAQEVVDTLFTENYPAATSVLSSQAVGYKDESEHYVYDPDKATELLDEAGWVPGSDGIREKDGERLSITVYEAKPQPLSKQTLELVAQQLAKVGVELQVKPGDAGSAAEDTRDPLKTGFYHSMVGRADLDVIKSQYFTKNRDVLISQDAKLDELLLAVASEPDADKRIAASQAVQDYIAEQAYVIPLFEEPQVYGAATYVQGVAFESVGRPTFSGVWLADH; encoded by the coding sequence ATGAACCGCCGCACCGTCCGCGCCGCAGCCGTCGCCCTCCCGCTCGTGATGGCGGCGAGCCTCGCTGCCTGCGCCACCTCTCCCGCACCGGCGAACGCTCCGGCCGAGGCCGGCGACCCGATCACGGGTGGCACGCTCACCTACCTCGAGCACCAGGCGTACACGAACCTTTACCCGCCGCAGGCCGGCTTCTACCCGAACGGCGGCGTGGTCAACAACATCGCCGCGCGTCTCACCTGGCAGAACCCGGAGTCGCTCGAGATCGAGCCGTGGATCGCCACGGACTGGACCGTGAACGATGACGCGACCGAGTACACCTTCAACCTGAAGTCGGATGTGACCTTCTCCGACGGCACTCCGCTCGATGCGGAAGCCGTGAAGAAGAACTTCGACACCTACGGCCTCGGCGACGCCGACCGAGGGCTCACGGTCTCCGAGGCGATCAACAACTACGCCAGCAGCGAGGTCGTCGACGACGACACCGTCACGTTCCACTTCACGGCACCGTCTCCCGGCTTCCTGCAGGCGACGTCGACCATCAACTCCGGCCTGCTCTCGCCCGAGACGCTCGACGGCACGATCGAGGACTTCGGCGCGGGCAACGCCGAGGAGATCATCGGTTCAGGACCCTTCACCGTCACCGACGAGAAGCTGGGCACCGAGTACACGCTCACCGCGCGCGAGGACTACGACTGGGCGCCGGAGAGCGCGACCAACCAGGGGCGTGCGTACCTCGACGCGGTGCATGTGCTGATCACCCCCGAGGACTCGGTGCGCATCGGATCGCTGCTCGCCGGTCAGGCCGACTACGTGCGCTACGTGCAGGCGTTCGACGAGGACCGCGTCGAGAGCGCCGGGTTCACCCTCTACGCCCCGCAGACCCGCGGTGTGAACAACTCGATCGCGCTCCGCCCGGAGAACCCGCTGCTCGGCGACATCCGCGTGCGGCAGGCGATCATCGCGGCGGTGAACGCGCAGGAGGTCGTCGACACCCTGTTCACCGAGAACTATCCGGCGGCGACGTCGGTGCTGTCCTCGCAGGCTGTCGGATACAAGGACGAGTCGGAGCACTACGTCTACGACCCCGACAAAGCGACCGAGCTGCTCGACGAGGCCGGATGGGTTCCCGGATCCGACGGCATCCGCGAGAAGGACGGGGAGCGCCTGTCGATCACTGTCTACGAGGCGAAGCCGCAGCCGCTGTCGAAGCAGACGCTCGAACTCGTCGCCCAGCAGCTGGCGAAGGTCGGCGTCGAGCTGCAGGTCAAGCCCGGCGACGCCGGAAGCGCCGCAGAGGACACCCGCGATCCGCTGAAGACCGGTTTCTACCACTCGATGGTCGGCCGTGCAGATCTCGATGTGATCAAGAGCCAGTACTTCACGAAGAACCGTGACGTGCTGATCTCGCAGGACGCGAAGCTCGACGAGCTGCTCCTCGCCGTGGCCTCCGAGCCCGATGCCGACAAGCGCATCGCCGCCTCGCAGGCCGTGCAGGACTACATCGCCGAGCAGGCGTACGTGATCCCGCTGTTCGAGGAGCCGCAGGTCTACGGCGCCGCCACCTACGTGCAGGGCGTCGCCTTCGAGTCGGTGGGTCGTCCGACCTTCTCCGGCGTCTGGCTCGCCGATCACTGA
- a CDS encoding NtaA/DmoA family FMN-dependent monooxygenase (This protein belongs to a clade of FMN-dependent monooxygenases, within a broader family of flavin-dependent oxidoreductases, the luciferase-like monooxygenase (LMM) family, some of whose members use coenzyme F420 rather than FMN.), with protein MTEPLIVGAMVRTLGAYPSGWRQDGAHRDPAGDADILRRVAQAGEEAGLDYLFFGDWLATGPDLEFRDPYLLARIDPVSAVLFLAGLTSRIGLIATVNTTYADPYTTARSLASLDVLTGGRAGVNLVTGAEPRAAGNHGRDAHADNENRYDRAEEFVTALRRLWDSWSEDAWIADAARGVLIDPDGLRPAGLQGTHLGVTGPLNVARPPQGQIPIVHAGTSPRSRSLAATEADLALIAAPNLADAIEVRRALRAIAADAGRAPESLKVIAPVLPVVADTDADAHRIVERLLALLPLAEGHQRDRTAFPANRTVAALADALAVAPDDPLRGAAFDDEVTAEQASRLGTAGAALIERLTRIAGLGVATRHPLTWRHLVAAHAVPAAFVVGGATTIADHFEKWRDEGAADGFNVLSAFQPAQFEAFTRLAAPELRRRGLLGREGETLRERLGIAAQPALQAVRA; from the coding sequence ATGACCGAACCCCTCATCGTCGGCGCCATGGTGCGCACACTCGGCGCCTATCCCTCCGGCTGGCGACAGGACGGGGCGCACCGCGATCCCGCCGGTGACGCCGACATCCTGCGTCGCGTCGCACAGGCGGGCGAAGAGGCCGGCCTGGACTACCTGTTCTTCGGCGACTGGCTCGCGACGGGACCCGATCTCGAGTTCCGCGACCCCTATCTGCTGGCCCGCATCGACCCGGTGAGTGCCGTGCTCTTTCTCGCCGGGCTCACCTCCCGCATCGGACTCATCGCGACGGTCAACACCACCTACGCCGACCCCTATACGACGGCCCGCTCACTGGCGTCCCTCGACGTGCTCACGGGCGGGCGAGCGGGTGTGAATCTCGTGACCGGCGCGGAGCCGCGCGCCGCGGGCAACCACGGCCGCGACGCGCACGCCGACAACGAGAACCGCTATGACCGTGCAGAGGAGTTCGTCACGGCGCTGCGCCGCCTGTGGGACTCGTGGAGCGAAGACGCCTGGATCGCGGATGCCGCGCGCGGCGTGCTGATCGATCCGGACGGACTGCGCCCCGCCGGTCTGCAGGGCACCCACCTCGGCGTCACCGGTCCGCTCAACGTCGCGAGGCCCCCGCAGGGGCAGATTCCCATCGTGCACGCCGGAACCTCGCCGCGGTCGCGGTCGCTGGCGGCGACCGAGGCGGATCTCGCGCTGATCGCGGCCCCGAACCTCGCCGACGCGATCGAGGTGCGCAGGGCCCTGCGGGCGATCGCCGCGGATGCCGGTCGTGCACCGGAATCGCTGAAGGTCATCGCACCCGTGCTGCCCGTGGTCGCCGACACCGATGCCGACGCGCACCGCATCGTGGAGCGCCTGCTCGCCCTGCTGCCGCTCGCCGAAGGGCATCAGCGCGATCGCACTGCCTTCCCCGCCAACCGCACGGTCGCGGCTCTCGCCGATGCGCTCGCCGTCGCGCCTGATGATCCGCTGCGCGGTGCCGCGTTCGACGATGAGGTCACCGCGGAGCAGGCCTCTCGGCTGGGCACGGCAGGAGCCGCGCTGATCGAACGGCTGACGCGCATCGCAGGGCTGGGTGTGGCGACACGTCATCCGCTCACGTGGCGCCACCTGGTCGCGGCGCACGCGGTGCCCGCCGCCTTCGTGGTCGGCGGGGCGACGACCATCGCCGATCATTTCGAGAAGTGGCGCGACGAAGGAGCGGCCGACGGATTCAACGTGCTGTCGGCTTTCCAGCCGGCGCAGTTCGAGGCGTTCACTCGTCTCGCCGCTCCGGAACTGCGCCGCCGCGGACTGCTCGGACGCGAGGGCGAGACCCTGCGCGAACGACTCGGCATCGCCGCGCAGCCTGCGCTCCAGGCCGTGCGCGCATGA
- a CDS encoding Gfo/Idh/MocA family protein codes for MTGLRWGILATGGIAGAFASDLRTAGLDLVAVGSRSQESADAFASRFDIPHAHASYEALVADPDVDIIYVSTPHPMHHANARLALEHGKHVLVEKAFTLNHAEAEDLQRLAAERGLLVTEAMWTRYLPHMVRVREIIAAGTLGEIRAVSADHTQLLPSDPTHRLNALELGGGALLDLAIYPLSFIWDILGAPTTVHSVARLIETGADAEVATVMTHEGGAVSTSLSSSRAAGPNTAVILGTEARIEIERYWWSPSVARVIDPQGEVIEEFNGRPASDADGRGMQYEALAAERLVREGRLEGDILPIAESVAIMGTLDEIRRQIGVRYPGEDAANG; via the coding sequence ATGACTGGTCTTCGTTGGGGCATCCTCGCGACCGGCGGTATCGCCGGCGCCTTCGCATCCGATCTGCGCACTGCAGGACTCGACCTGGTGGCGGTCGGTTCGCGATCCCAGGAGTCGGCGGACGCCTTCGCATCACGATTCGACATCCCGCATGCGCATGCGTCCTACGAGGCGCTCGTGGCCGATCCCGATGTCGACATCATCTACGTCTCGACGCCGCATCCGATGCACCACGCGAACGCCCGCCTCGCGCTCGAACACGGCAAGCACGTGCTCGTCGAGAAGGCGTTCACCCTCAACCATGCCGAGGCGGAGGACCTGCAGCGCCTGGCCGCCGAACGCGGCCTGCTGGTGACCGAGGCGATGTGGACCCGCTACCTGCCGCACATGGTCCGCGTCCGCGAGATCATCGCCGCCGGCACGCTCGGCGAGATCCGCGCGGTCAGCGCCGACCACACGCAGCTGCTCCCCTCCGACCCGACTCACCGGCTCAACGCGCTCGAGCTCGGCGGCGGCGCACTGCTCGACCTGGCGATCTACCCGCTGTCGTTCATCTGGGACATCCTGGGCGCGCCCACCACCGTCCACAGCGTCGCTCGGCTGATCGAGACCGGCGCGGACGCCGAGGTCGCGACGGTCATGACCCACGAGGGCGGGGCGGTCTCCACGAGCCTGTCATCGTCGCGCGCGGCCGGTCCCAACACGGCCGTCATCCTCGGCACTGAGGCGCGCATCGAGATCGAACGGTACTGGTGGTCCCCCTCCGTCGCGCGGGTGATCGATCCGCAGGGCGAGGTGATCGAGGAGTTCAACGGCCGCCCCGCCTCCGACGCAGACGGACGCGGCATGCAGTACGAGGCACTCGCCGCGGAGCGGCTGGTGCGCGAGGGCCGTCTCGAGGGCGACATCCTCCCGATCGCCGAGAGCGTCGCGATCATGGGCACTCTCGACGAGATCCGCCGCCAGATCGGCGTGCGCTACCCCGGAGAGGACGCCGCCAATGGCTGA
- a CDS encoding NYN domain-containing protein, producing MAEPTDSRVAVYLDFDNIVISWYDRVHGRNAYAKDRQRISEQPNDPEVAERLSQAMIEVGAIIDYAASFGTLVLTRAYADWSSPVNAVYRSQLVARAVDLVQLFPAAAYAKNGADIRLAVDAVEDMFRLPDLTHVVIVAGDSDYVPLAQRCKRLGRYVIGVGVAGSTAKSLAAACDEFEAYDSLSGVVRPVKAPAAAATPVVDAPVETPPAPAEAAADAPKTKSRSRAKAKTAPAETAPPKLDEQGEATQLLERALRLGHDKGDADEWLHSSAVKTHMRRMDPSFSEKALGYRSFSDFLKSRDDMAELEETGHERLVRLRDH from the coding sequence ATGGCTGAGCCCACCGACTCCCGCGTCGCGGTCTATCTGGACTTCGACAACATCGTCATCTCCTGGTACGACAGGGTGCACGGTCGCAACGCCTATGCCAAGGACCGTCAGCGCATCTCCGAGCAGCCGAACGACCCCGAGGTCGCCGAGCGTCTGAGCCAGGCGATGATCGAGGTCGGGGCGATCATCGACTACGCCGCCTCCTTCGGCACCCTGGTGCTCACCCGCGCCTACGCCGACTGGTCATCGCCCGTGAACGCCGTGTACCGGTCCCAGCTGGTGGCCCGCGCCGTCGACCTCGTGCAGCTGTTCCCCGCCGCCGCCTACGCGAAGAACGGCGCCGATATCCGGCTGGCCGTGGATGCCGTGGAAGACATGTTCCGCCTCCCCGACCTCACCCACGTGGTGATCGTCGCCGGCGACAGCGACTACGTGCCGCTCGCACAGCGCTGCAAGCGTCTCGGCCGCTACGTGATCGGCGTGGGCGTCGCAGGCTCCACCGCCAAGTCCCTCGCCGCCGCGTGCGACGAGTTCGAGGCGTACGACTCCCTCTCCGGTGTCGTGCGTCCGGTCAAGGCCCCCGCCGCCGCGGCGACGCCCGTCGTCGATGCGCCGGTCGAGACCCCGCCTGCGCCCGCCGAGGCCGCCGCCGACGCTCCGAAGACGAAAAGCCGTTCCCGCGCCAAAGCCAAGACCGCGCCCGCCGAGACCGCACCGCCGAAGCTCGATGAGCAGGGTGAGGCCACACAGCTCCTGGAGCGCGCCCTGCGGCTGGGCCATGACAAGGGCGATGCCGACGAGTGGCTGCACAGCTCCGCCGTGAAGACGCACATGCGCCGCATGGACCCGTCGTTCAGCGAGAAGGCGCTCGGCTACCGCTCGTTCTCGGACTTCCTGAAGTCCCGCGACGACATGGCCGAGCTCGAGGAGACAGGGCACGAGCGGCTGGTGCGCTTGCGCGACCACTGA
- a CDS encoding MFS transporter: MFWEPLRARFTREALTRSFVALRIRDYRRWSIAQLLSGAGAAASQIAIAWLVIELGGDGIALGAVTACMMLPTLLLGPFIGILVDRHTRRAVLLVTAVAQMLIAGLLAALTFGGALELWMLMALSLAHGVAFAADNPARQLLVMDIVGRERMTSAVSMNEVIINGARVIGPAIAGMLLVVSDAGWCFVVNVLMFVPSIFVLLALRPVAPLGHPSVADATAPAERPIGAWRFAMHTPAIRATLLLAVCASACYNIAVVVPLIVADVFQADGGTYGALAVAFGLGALPGAFFSATGPTMPRSGEVRAMAVAMAAAVLLSAAAPTLPLLFTGLAAVGMVVMWFIARANAFVMLSTPTAIRGRVMGIWAMALPGSTVVTGLLVGGLADLTDPRIAYGAVGVVTALVVALSWRGLRSAR; encoded by the coding sequence GTGTTCTGGGAGCCCCTGCGGGCTCGATTCACCCGCGAGGCGCTGACCCGCTCCTTCGTCGCGCTGCGCATCCGCGACTACCGTCGCTGGAGCATCGCGCAGCTGCTCTCCGGAGCGGGGGCAGCGGCCTCGCAGATCGCGATCGCATGGCTCGTGATCGAGCTGGGCGGCGACGGCATCGCCCTCGGCGCGGTGACGGCCTGCATGATGCTGCCCACGCTGCTGCTCGGGCCGTTCATCGGGATCCTGGTCGACCGCCACACGCGGCGCGCGGTGCTGCTGGTGACGGCCGTGGCGCAGATGCTCATCGCCGGTCTGCTCGCGGCGCTCACGTTCGGCGGGGCGCTGGAGCTGTGGATGCTGATGGCCCTCTCGCTCGCGCACGGTGTGGCCTTCGCCGCCGACAACCCGGCGCGTCAGCTGCTGGTGATGGACATCGTGGGCCGCGAGCGGATGACGAGCGCCGTCAGCATGAACGAGGTGATCATCAACGGTGCCAGGGTCATCGGGCCCGCGATCGCCGGCATGCTGCTGGTCGTCTCCGACGCGGGCTGGTGCTTCGTCGTGAACGTGCTGATGTTCGTGCCGTCGATCTTCGTGCTGCTCGCGCTGCGTCCGGTCGCTCCTCTCGGTCATCCCTCCGTGGCCGACGCGACGGCGCCCGCCGAGCGGCCGATCGGCGCCTGGCGATTCGCGATGCACACGCCCGCCATCCGCGCGACGCTGCTCCTCGCCGTCTGCGCCTCTGCGTGCTACAACATCGCCGTCGTGGTGCCGCTCATCGTCGCCGACGTGTTTCAGGCCGATGGCGGCACCTACGGTGCACTCGCGGTCGCCTTCGGCCTGGGCGCGCTGCCCGGTGCGTTCTTCTCGGCGACAGGGCCGACCATGCCCCGCAGCGGAGAGGTGCGGGCGATGGCCGTGGCGATGGCGGCCGCGGTGCTGCTCTCGGCGGCCGCGCCGACGCTGCCGCTGCTGTTCACAGGTCTCGCGGCGGTGGGCATGGTCGTGATGTGGTTCATCGCCCGCGCGAACGCCTTCGTGATGCTGTCGACGCCCACGGCGATCCGCGGTCGTGTCATGGGCATCTGGGCGATGGCGCTGCCGGGGTCGACGGTCGTGACGGGCCTGCTGGTCGGCGGGCTCGCCGACCTGACCGACCCGCGCATCGCCTACGGTGCGGTCGGAGTCGTCACCGCCCTGGTCGTCGCGCTGTCGTGGCGGGGGCTGCGCTCAGCGCGGTGA
- a CDS encoding sugar phosphate isomerase/epimerase family protein: protein MTSTHPVTLFTGQWADLPFEEVARLASEWGYDGLEVAASGDHLDLQRADEDDAYLASRKEILDRHGLKIFAISNHLAGQAVCDAPIDFRHQAILRDYVWGDGDAEGVRQRAADDMKRAARVARKLDIDTVVGFTGSSIWPYVAMFPPVPASVIEGGFEDFAARWNPILDVFDGEGVRFAHEVHPGEIAYDYWSSVRALEAVDHREAFGFNWDPSHMMWQNIDPVGFIVDFADRIYHVDCKDTRMRPQNGRAGVLGSHLPWGDPRRGWDFVSTGHGDVPWEDSFRALDAIGYSGPISIEWEDAGMDRLHGAAEAVGFVRSLLWPKPTASFDAAFSNQ from the coding sequence ATGACCAGCACGCATCCCGTCACCCTGTTCACGGGGCAGTGGGCCGACCTGCCCTTCGAGGAGGTGGCACGGCTCGCGAGCGAGTGGGGCTACGACGGTCTCGAGGTCGCGGCATCCGGCGACCACCTCGACCTTCAGCGCGCCGACGAGGACGACGCCTATCTGGCCTCGCGCAAGGAGATCCTCGACCGCCACGGGCTGAAGATCTTCGCGATCTCGAACCATCTCGCCGGTCAAGCCGTGTGCGACGCGCCGATCGACTTCCGTCACCAGGCGATCCTGCGCGACTACGTGTGGGGCGACGGCGATGCCGAGGGCGTGCGGCAGCGTGCGGCCGACGACATGAAGCGGGCCGCCCGCGTGGCGCGCAAACTCGACATCGACACCGTCGTCGGGTTCACGGGGTCGTCGATCTGGCCGTACGTGGCCATGTTCCCGCCCGTGCCCGCATCGGTCATCGAGGGTGGTTTCGAGGACTTCGCCGCCCGGTGGAACCCGATCCTGGATGTGTTCGACGGTGAGGGCGTGCGCTTCGCCCACGAGGTGCACCCTGGCGAGATCGCCTACGACTACTGGTCGTCGGTGCGGGCGCTGGAGGCCGTCGACCACCGTGAGGCGTTCGGCTTCAACTGGGACCCCTCGCACATGATGTGGCAGAACATCGATCCGGTCGGCTTCATCGTCGACTTCGCGGATCGGATCTACCACGTGGACTGCAAGGACACCCGGATGCGCCCGCAGAACGGCCGCGCCGGCGTGCTCGGCTCGCACCTGCCCTGGGGCGACCCGCGGCGCGGCTGGGACTTCGTCTCGACCGGTCATGGGGATGTGCCGTGGGAGGACTCGTTCCGTGCCCTCGACGCGATCGGCTACTCCGGTCCGATCTCGATCGAGTGGGAGGACGCCGGGATGGACCGGTTGCACGGCGCTGCCGAGGCCGTCGGGTTCGTGCGGTCGCTGCTGTGGCCGAAGCCCACGGCGTCGTTCGACGCTGCATTCAGCAACCAGTAG
- a CDS encoding sugar phosphate isomerase/epimerase family protein, with the protein MALTQDHFSLNTLQWITVSLGESTGEPGSVGWEFDLSSFLPKQPVILGQVAEAGYSSVMLEVLPTQTLQSYARVVADSGLRLSPGYVHIGLPEEFDRDHSGDPEAHFRWFDEIRRRAEETTFMGLDRVFLAADMAPGRPRIDEAAAVGHAFDRARLDRVANIIGEAAEVLAAEGVTAALHNHVGTWVETEYEYEYVLDAISPSLLAAGPDIGHLAWTGADVVAWVAAHADRISDLHVKDMDLSIAAEARATRTPYFDVMSRRFFLEPGLGDVPIVDALAGLPEDFDGSVIIEVDKPSMEPFASAKTSWAWIAENYPEAAR; encoded by the coding sequence ATGGCGCTGACACAGGATCACTTCTCGCTCAACACGCTGCAGTGGATCACGGTCTCGCTCGGCGAGTCCACGGGCGAGCCGGGAAGCGTGGGATGGGAGTTCGACCTGTCGAGCTTCCTGCCCAAGCAGCCGGTCATCCTCGGGCAGGTGGCAGAGGCGGGATACTCCTCGGTCATGCTGGAGGTGCTGCCGACCCAGACGTTGCAGAGCTATGCCCGTGTCGTCGCGGACTCGGGCCTGAGGCTGTCGCCGGGCTACGTGCACATCGGGCTTCCCGAGGAGTTCGACCGTGACCACTCCGGTGACCCGGAGGCGCATTTCCGCTGGTTCGACGAGATCCGCCGCCGCGCCGAGGAGACGACGTTCATGGGGCTCGACCGGGTGTTCCTGGCAGCCGACATGGCGCCGGGCCGTCCGCGCATCGACGAGGCAGCCGCGGTCGGGCACGCCTTCGACCGGGCGCGGCTGGACCGTGTCGCGAACATCATCGGCGAGGCCGCCGAGGTGCTCGCAGCCGAAGGTGTGACGGCCGCGCTGCACAACCACGTCGGCACGTGGGTGGAGACCGAGTACGAGTACGAGTACGTGCTCGATGCGATCTCACCGAGCCTGCTCGCGGCTGGGCCCGACATCGGGCACCTGGCCTGGACCGGCGCGGATGTCGTGGCGTGGGTGGCCGCGCACGCCGACCGCATCTCCGATCTGCACGTGAAGGACATGGACCTGTCGATCGCCGCGGAGGCACGGGCGACGCGCACCCCGTACTTCGATGTGATGAGCCGGCGCTTCTTCCTCGAGCCCGGTCTCGGGGACGTGCCGATCGTCGACGCGCTCGCCGGGTTGCCGGAGGACTTCGACGGTTCTGTGATCATCGAAGTGGACAAGCCCAGCATGGAGCCGTTCGCCAGCGCGAAGACCAGCTGGGCGTGGATCGCGGAGAACTACCCGGAGGCTGCACGATGA